aggaaagaaaaagtgCAAAAAACTTGATGAATAAAAGGCCAGCAAAAGAAGACAGTGGGTAGGCACATCAACTGGAAAATTTGACAATAGCAAAATCAGAAAAGCACTTACCTTTTTCAGTGAATCAGTCCAATAAGATAAGTAAGATGACCTTCCTCGATGCTTTATTTAGTATATTAATAGCACCtatctttgaatatttttgaaaggaatattttaagacaaattagaaaaataaagcttTCAAATACTTTATTAAAATACGAAAAAccataaataattcaaaaaagcTTTTTCAAAAAAGGCCCTGGTAAAGGAACATGCAAACAATTCCTGTATTTAGGATTATTCCATAATGAACAAATTAGAGTAAAAATTAGTTACACCTATTAAAATTTAAACCCAAGctacaaataattaaaaagtatctAAACATATGCATTTTATTTGGAAAGTCAGCTTTCTGAATTCCTTTAAAGTGATGCTTTTACTTCTAGAAATGGTAACTGGAGCACAATACATCATTGTGGCCATACTCCACTTTTGCACTCCCAGAGCATCCAGGTTAAATGCTCAGAAATCAGATGTTGCCGGCAGAGAGAGTAGCTTTGTCTCTTGGCAGTTCACTAATTATTAACCAAGCTCACCACCTCTCATGTACAACCCAGAATTCCAAGTTACTGGTTTATAATGAAACTTATAATGAACCAGCTTCCTATGGACCATGGGCCAGAGTACTGGGTTAACTCATTCTTCCTTTAAAGATAGATCTACctagggaacccttgtacactgttggtgggaatgtaaattggtgcagccactgtggaaaacaatatggaggtttctcaaaaaactaaaaatagagctaccatatgatccagcaattccacttctgggtatatatccgaaaaaaacaaaaacactaatttgaaagatacgtgcaccccaatgttcacagcagtattatttactgccaagctatggaagcaacataagtgcccatgaacagatgaacagataaagaagatgtggtatatatatacaatggactactactcaggcataaaaatgaaggaaattttgccatttgcaacaacatggatggacttggagggtattatgctaagtgcaataagtcagacaaagaaaggcaaatactgtatgatatcacttatatgtagaatctaaaaaatacaacaaactagtgaatatttttaaaaagaagcaaactcacaggtatagagaacaaactattgattaccagtggggagagagaagcggGGAggagcaatataggggtaggggattaagaggtacaaactattctgtataaaataagctacaaggatatattgtacaatacagggaatatagccaatattttataataactatgaaTAGAgtagaaccttaaaaaaaaaagacagatctACCTACATGTTGGGACCCTCACTTACCATGTACTTATCaccttttattgttattttcttgtcttttattgttattttcttttattgtcttttattgctattgttttcttgtcCAACTAGGCAGGGGGCTACCTGAGCATGGAGGCCAGGTGTTTTTACTTCTCTACCCCAGTGCCTATTGTGTTTGCTAAGTGAATGAATTCTATGAGGCCTGAAGCAACTTGACATATAATTGAATTGTAAGAgtcatgaaaatataaatgtgatAAGAAAAATACCAATACCCATCACTGCCTAAAATCTTGGCTCTCACTTAGGTTACAATTACTTGGAATTGTTTAAAATTAATGTAACCTGTAAGCTTCCAATGGTCTTGTAGGGCCACCTGATAGGGAGACTGCTTGTAAATCAGCTACTCATGAGCCACAGCTGATGAGCCGCAGCTGCTGTTTTTACATGGAGTGGCAACTACTGGGGCAGAggtaaatgaaaagaagaaaagtccaCTTCATCAGATTTGTAATATAATTTCAAATCCTGTAGCATcaaatataataaacatttagAGCATATTTTAAATTACGGGAATTTTAAACTACAGATTGGTCTGTGGATTTTACTGTCCAACGTCAGAACACTAGGCAAGAAGGTTGCTTtcagaattaaacagaaattctTCACTCTCTATCTAGTACTTGTTTTTAGCACACAGTGCACAGCTTCATGTATCCCCAGAGAGCCTATAACACTATAGCTATCGGAGAGCATAATACCTAATGTAGAACCGCACATGACAAAGACGAGGGACACGAACCAGCTTCCTGCCATATAATCAAgcaagacattttaaaatcagtagCTATCAAATAATATTTCACTAAAAATGGTGCTTTTGAGAAAAACtgaggattatttttatttttatttggcaaGAATTGACATTAATCTTTTATAAAGTATCATTATGTTTTAAATCATTTCCCATTTgtaaatacaataactgaaaataaCCTGTGGAATTATTTTTCCCcaatcctcatttcaaagctccTCATTATCCGAAAAGTCCATTTCAGCTTTAACATCATGCTAGATGCTTCCATTACAGGACTATGATGGTTTTAGAAATACTTTTGTAGCTCACTGAACTgtattatctattatatataagacttagcatatatttaaattattgaaaataaagtacaaggtgtgttttatttttcttcatggtgCTTTCAGGAAGACATCAGGATCTTCTCTTCTccctaaagaaaaataataacaaaaatcaaGAAGAGACAAACTTACAAGCTATTAAAATTACAGGTTAACTCAAACATAAAATTTCCAACTGCATAAAGTTCACAAAGATACAATCCAATGATATAGCTCAAGCAACTAGTATTTAAAACTGTTATAGAGAATGGAATACTGAGCCAGTTTGTAAATTGGAAttctatttacatttcttttaaaaaagctaaCTACTCATTAATTTAATTCACCACTTGAGTCTGAGTCTAATTGTCAGTTTATGCCTGAGCCTGGGTCCCTgtcaaaaaaggaaataacaactcattttattttatcataaatatttattgtttcaaTCAACACGTATCCTCTTACTCCAGATAGACGATTAACCCCTTTCAATAGATATCAACTATCACAAATCTGACAGCTGAGGACATTGGCTAGTATTCGGTGATTAGCTTGACATGTCCACTAAAATAGCTTTGCTCAGGAGATGTAACAATTTGCGCTAGTGGAAAAGTAAAGTCTACTAACTTCCTTTCCTTTgctacaataaaattttattaattcaagCACCACAAATTCAGAAATCGGGATCACGTGGACCAAACTAACATTAGCCTTTCCATCCCTGAAGGGAAAACACTATCTGATAATAAGCAAAAGTAAAGGACAAGTCCAGATGTTCTCTGAATTGTCCCATCTTTCAAATTATTTGTGTCTGAATTAGTGAAGTGAAATGGTACTCATGGAGCAACAAAAcaggctggggaaaaaaagacgGGATAAGAGAGATTAAAATGTTGTGGGCTCatagaattttttatatttttgcagaGTTTTATTAAAAGTTTATAGTATAGCATGTGGAAATCATAGCATGTGAATAGCCCCCTCTCACTGGGGCTGCTGGCTCCATCTTCTTTCTCATTGCATTTTTCTATAACTATATGTTTATGACTAGGGTGACTCATAGCCCTAAGCTTCCAAACCTGTCAAAAATCAACAGTAAACCATACCTGTAGCACCTTGTGTACTTCTAGCTGAGGGCTTCTTCTCAACTGGATACTGCAAAGGTATTACAATACCTTGATCTGGCTTCTGAAATGCTGAAATGAGATTTTTTATTTTCCGGAAAAATCTTTTATGTACCCCAGGTGCTGTCTGGAAAATAAAAGGCCAAGCAGATTATTCACCTACCTCATAATGATACAAAAAGGGCCTACAAAATGTGCAAGGGATGCTTAGAGAGGTAACATTTGTGTAACttgttcaaatatttgaaaacataaggaagaaggaaaaacaacCTTCTAGAAGAGCTTACTTTGGTTGGCTGAATTTCCCTGCAAGAGGAGCTAATGAGCTGTCATTTCAGTTCTCCCGAGGGTGGTATTAGTTTGTACAAGCTGCTGCTCACCGCCCTGCCCTTCCTGCCTGCTACCCATCATACATCCCGAACCTCTAAGGGTATACAGGCCATTACCCACAATGAATTCACCAACAGAGAGGATGCAGTTAAACAGAGAAAAAACACAGATCCTACAGGTCATTAATAAAAAGCctaaagaaccaaaaaaaaaaaagcaaacaaacaaaacaacaactacAACCCATCCTCCCTGCCATCATTCCACAGTATAAAATGCTacacaggaaattaaaaattggCTGTTATGAGGCACACAGTGCAGGGCTAGTTAGTCCTCACACTCTTTCACTTCAAGATATGTCCTGCCTCATCCTAcacattaaattttttcttccttgggAAACTTCCCTATCCTCCCCAAATTGCTCTTTATGTCAACACTTCACTGTGACAAGGTTTTCTCTATGACACGAAAATGAAAGACTAAGGtcacctttatttatttgtttggttttgaagGGATCATTATTTGCAGGTGACTATTAAAATGTACTCCTCTCCTGACATCAATTCTCTTGTAAAGACACTACTTGAAATCAACAACAATTTCCTGCAAAAGCTTATGAGCCAAGCTTTAAGCATCAGCTCAAAACTGTCAttttacatgaaataaaatagtattgCTATAAGCAATTGAACAATGACCAGTTTTTTTAGAAAGCTGTTTTTCAGCTATTCCATCTAGAAAGTTTTTGAGGTGGGAGCTATTTGTTTGTTAGCATTTAATGAGAAAACATGAAGGCTGGCATACAGACGTCTGTCAGCTAGACAAAATGCTAAAGACAGCACACTGTCCACTATAACTCTTGGTCATTTCCTACACTAGGGTAAAGAGTTTTTCATTGAAAACACTGAAAAAGTTCTTTTTAGCTTTAAATTAGTGTCAGCTCATAGGCTCACACAGCTACTCAGTAGATACAGAATACTCTCCCACTCAGCTCCAACCTTACAGTCAAAACACCTTCCCAGAACTCTATTGAGACCTCATCCAAAATAATATGGCCATTCTTACAGGGGTCCAAACAGTTATTTGGCTCCAGGATAGAATCTCCAAATGTCAAAGGCAGGCCATAGGCACAAAATAACCTTCTTATGTCTTCCTTAGAgtactttttcattttcaaagcactttcccaTCTCTTGGCAGTTATTGGCTGATTTGGTTACTCCCATTTGacagataagaaaatggaaatacaaagagataattcagcttgcccaaggtcacacagataacCAGAGGCAGAACTGGCTCTAGATCCCAGGACCCAGTCTCCTGCCTTTCAGATTAGGCAGATTAGAGACCAAACAGGTTCTAGTGAATTTAGAGTCACCAACCAGAAGAGAAACTAATCCACTCCCCCGGTGTGGAAAGATTTCAAACCACACATCTTTTTACCTGTTCTTGTGGCTTGTAAAACCATTTATCAACAGAAGCATCTTTTTTATGAGGATTTGTATGCAGTTAACACTTGATCCTCCATGCTAACGGAGAGGAATAATAGCACTGAATGTAAAAAAGCAATTTGAATTTGGCATGCAATGTTGCATTGGCAAATAACTGACTGAATTTATAGTGCTTTGTTTAGGTcaataagtaaaattatttaacatcCACTGATCTACTGATGATCAAATATCCAGAAAAGCCCAAAAGCACTGAAGTCAGCAGGGAGATGTTAGTACATTTTTTTACAATGTACCACAGACAATGAACATATTAATAAATGATAGGTGACCGTATGTGGAATTCTCTGAATTAACAATTTGGCAAAATTTTAGCCTGAGTCATATGAGATAAATTAATATACTAGGCAATGATAAAACCTAAAAGTCTACCTAAAGCTAGAAAatcacataatatttgtctttcgcAGTTCAGTGGATCCAGGGTTCAATTTCACTCCACTCTTTGAAACAAACTGCAGACACACCTAGATTTCTAGCACAATCTTTGCACAGAAAATTTAGTGCTACTGTCAAGATTTTTCCCGCAATGTGGCAAACTAAAGCATTGTTCCAAAGAGCAATATAAATATCTGTTATTTACCccattttgaaaatacatttacCACAAGAATTGTACCACTGACATCTCCCATCCTGTCACTGAACTCAGCTATTGTTCAAATTTGCACATTTCCCATACAGTCATCTCTTAGTTATCCATGGAAACATGCTGTGGATCATAGCTGGTCTTCAATATGCTCTAGAGAAATTTCTTCCAGTCAGGTGATATGAGCTCTGAGAATACACACTAGTTTAATATTCACCATAAGAAAACATAACTAGAAGGCAAATTTAGTAGatagaaaaaaatgcaatatgcatttcaaaaataaatctaaagagttttttttttttaactgttttcccTTTGGAGAAAACATGCCAATCTTCTGCTCTCTTGGTGCAGATAATTACAATATTACTAGATAAACGGGTCAGACCAGACAACAGAATGAGAGAGCATTTGTGTTCAATAAGCCCTTTCTTCCCTAACATGATCAAAAACATGTAACAATCTGCATATGATGTTATACttgaaatggaagaaaacaaGTTTAAAGAAAATGGTACCTAAGCCCTACTAATTTAAGATCTTTTCCATAAAGAATATTCTTCAGCAGTTGAAAGCTACTTCTCTAGGGAGAAGGGCTATTTCTGGTCAAATTATATacaactatatatgtatatatcatacaCTACTATTcctcataataaatgaaatttaatatcCTATTCAATCATCTCTGCAGTGATgcagagaacttttaaaaataaacggGGATAAACCGTTTTGATTAGAAATAGTACTGCTTTTCCTCTAATTAGAATGGTAGCATCAATTATCCTGATATAAAGCAACAATGTGTTTGAAAACTTGCCCTAATTCATCTCAGTAGTTCAAAACATTTGTAGTCTGCAATTTGTGCTCTCTAGTTCACCGGTGCATCTGTAAAGGTTAgagctattttactttttttttttaagtctagacTTCAGAGTTTCTTAAATGCATAGACTGATTGAATTATTAACAGAGGTTGATATTAGCATTTACGTTTTCAAACAGCTCATAATGAAATGCTTTCATTATAAAGACGGACTGTTTTTATAAAGAGTCAGAaatcagagaaagcatttgaagtCAGAAGTTTCCATTGTAGAGACTTCTACTTTGCTAGCATGGTAATATATTGATACTACCCTGGTACGTGGAAAGAGATTCACTCTACAGGCATTTCTTGCAACGGTACTGTGACTTTCAAATGTTTTCAAAGCCATAAGAACCCATTTTTCTAATGATATCTTTCTCAGAGCCCCCGttgataagcaaaataaaaaggacTGCTCAGATTAAAGACAAATTGGGGACCCAAAGCATACCCACACATCCTCCTATCCTTCTGTAACCCCCTGGGCAACTCCAAGGCACTAGATGAAAGAACCTTAGGATTTTGCGGAGCATAGCTTAAGAGTCACTGGaatgttccctctctctctttgctACCTATCCTTGTCCTTCCCATATGGCTAAGCTGGGAGTCCCGCCTCCACAGAAGAGCAGCCTTGATTAGTACTTGGAAAATCCTCTATTCTTCAAATGCTTGTGCTAGATAGCACTTGACTATATACAATCATATTGTTCAGCAACTTGGGTGAGTTCCCATTTTTGAGGGCTTGCTTGCTAGTCCTGTGACTAAGAGCtttctttatatgcattatctcatttaatcttcaaaatgagCCCTATGAGTAAGGGACTATTTTTaggcttattttacagatgaagaaactggttCAAAGAAAAATTAGGTAACCTACCCAAGGTCATAGACCTCTCAGAAAGGGGTTGGGGGTAGATAAGACCTGGAACACACATCCACCTGACAGCAAACACCAGGCTCTCACACTGCTGTTTAATTCATGTTGTATCTCTCAAGGGTCTTACAGGCTCTTAGAAAACAGGAGTCATGTTGTTTAATCCCCCACAGAACCAACACTTGCATTAGTATCATTTGGTAAATAATTGTCGAtttgattttttatatatttttgatacgCTTTCTAAAATTTCACATAGGCACTAAAAGTTTGACACAATCCTTTAACTTTGTTATCTTTCCCCCAAAGTGAGACCACTCCATACAGTGGTGGCTGAACAGAACTGGGACCAAAATTCTCTAAAGGCTTCttaatgatccatgaacaatttTGGATTGGAGCTTTAGTGATTTGAATCTGATGAATATTTTGGGAATGTAGGATTTGACAGCTCTTTTATAAAAGCAGTCTAAATTTCAAATACCTCCCTGATACCcccagaagcaaaaataaataaaagagctatACCTCAGCACTCCAAGAACCTGTTTCTGTCTGGGACACTCGGTATGTATAAATGTAACCTTGATACCTGTGAAAGAATAAACTTCCATTACTGAAAAATTCCAAAAGAACAATGGATGCTCTAAATTTGAGCTTTAACTATTACATATAAATGATACATATACTGGGACACACGTATATTGCACCACTGCATTCATAGAAAGAAAAGCCTGTGGAATCTAACTTGCTTGCATATTATATCTAGCTAATCACAGTTTCTAGTAAgccttctttatcttttcattttttttcaaacatgGGAGCTCACACTTCTAAGGATTTGTCAAGGTGAGAGACTGTTGGGACAGAAAGAAACTAGAGACCTGTTGTAATTGgtaaaaattatgaattattaaACAGATTCAACAAAGCATAGTAATATTATTTTTTGAGTACATACAGAGCCTTAAGGTAAAAATATTTCACTGGGGATAAGGTACTATCAGGCCCACttaagttaataataataatattaattataaatataataaatgtggtatattcatatgatATTACTATTACTATATAACTTTATAATACATTATAATATAGTACTAATAGTAATTCAAATTAAAAAGGAGTCCTGCTAAAGTACTTGAAATTAGCTTGTCCTTTTAGATGGGGTAAACGTTTTCCCCCATTATTCACTGTGTACGCATACTGTATATCTGTATAGTTGATTTCTACTACATGCCAAGAGTTTTAcatgttgtattagtttgctcgggctgccatagcaaaataccagtctgtgtggcttaaacaaaagaaatttattttctcacagccctggaggctggaaatctaaGATCAAGGTGACAGTAACATAGGTTTTATTCTGAGGCCTCTACTCTTGGCTTGTAGGCAGCCACCTTTTAGCTGTGTTCACATGACCTtttctttgtatgtgtgtgtgtgtgaagagagagatctctcttcttataagtctaccagtcctattggattggGGCCCCATCCTTacaacctcatttaaccttaattacatcctaaaggcctatctccaaatacagccacattggGGGttgagcttcaacatatgaatatggGGGGAGAGGGTACATgattcagtccatagcattccAACACTGGTACCTCCAAATTCACATCCTTCTCACATACCAAATACATTCATTCCATCCCAACAGCCTTAAAAGTCTTAAACACATTCCAGCATCAACTCTGAGGTCTAAATAAAGTCCAAAGTCTCTTCTAAATATCATCTAATGAGATACAGGTGAGACTTGGGGATATGACTGCTGATGAGGCAAAATTCTTCTCCAGCTGTGAACCTGTGAAACCAGACAAGTCATGTGCTTCCAAAATACAGGAAGGCAAGCATAGGACAGATATTCCCATTCCAAAAGGGAGATATCGGAAGGGGAAAGGGGTGACAGGTTCCAAAAATGTCCGAAATCTCCTAAGGCAAATTCCATTAGATCTTAATGCTTGAGAATAATCCTTTTTGGATTGACGCTCTGCCCTCCAGGCCTACTGGGGGTCACTGTCACCCCCATGGCTCTGCAGGGGCAGCCCCACCCACTTGGCTCTGTTGGGCAGCTGATTCCACCTTTGAAATCTAGGTGGAAGCAGCCTTGCCCACCTGGGCTTAGGCCCTCTGGGCCTAATGATGATCTCTGAAACAACTTCAGGATCATTTTTCCACTTTCTTGAAAGATAAAGCATGTTTGCAGCCAAATTGCACTATTGTCCGGTCCTGTTCCCTTTGGTCCAAACTGACAGTGTCTCTGATGCTTTGGTCCAAACTCTATTCCTGGCTTCTGTTGAGATGACTAGCTAACATCATGGGCAATCTCCTTAAGGAGTGATTATCCAGCCATTCCCTTGGTATTCTCTCCAGACCAAGCTTCCTCATTTTTCTGCCATATGAgtaggctgagaattttccaaatctttgTATTCTGGTTTCTTTTTGCTTAACAATTCCTTCTTCAATTCATGTCTCTCCTTTTGCATTTTATTATAAGTAGTCAGGAGGAACCAAGCTATTCCTTCAACACCTTGCTTAGAAATCTCTCCAGCTAAATATCCACTTTGCAAGTTCTACCTTCCACAAAATACTAGAACACAGTTCAGCCAAGTTCTTTGCCATTTAATAATTAAGGATGGCTTTTCCTTTAGTTTCCAACAACACATTCCTCATTTCCATCTGAGACCTCATCAGAATGACCTTTAACATCCACCATTCTACCAATACTGTGTTCACAGTGTTCACAGCATTGGTAGGCTTTTTCTAGCATGCATCTCCAAACACCTCTAGCCTCTACCCATGACCCAGTTCCAAAGCCACTTTCACATTTTTAGGTGCTTGTTACAGCAGCACTGTACTTCTCAGTACCAAAATCTGTactagtctgctcaggctgccataacaaaataccataggctgggtggcttaaacaaaagaaatttattttctcacagttctggagctggaagtccaagatcaaggtgccagcaacaTAGGTTTCATTCCAAGGCCTCTTctcttggcttgtagacagccaccttcttgctgtgtgctcacatgacctTTTCTTTGTGTGCATTCATTGAGAGAGGgtgctctctctcttctcataAGGCCAGAACGCTATTGGATTAGGGAcccacccttatgatctcatttaacctaaattacctcctaaaggcccTACTTCCAAGTACATCCCCAtcgggagttagggcttcaatacaTGAATTTGAcaaggacacaattcagcccacagCACATGCATTATCTCTTTTGGGCCCCACAGTAATCTTATGAACTTTATATTGTGAAattgattttatagatgaggaaactgagactttgaGAAGTTAAGTAACCAAAGCCACACTA
Above is a window of Mesoplodon densirostris isolate mMesDen1 chromosome X, mMesDen1 primary haplotype, whole genome shotgun sequence DNA encoding:
- the SH2D1A gene encoding SH2 domain-containing protein 1A isoform X1 is translated as MDAVAVYHGKISRETGEKLLLATGLDGSYLLRDSESVPGVYCLCVLYQGYIYTYRVSQTETGSWSAETAPGVHKRFFRKIKNLISAFQKPDQGIVIPLQYPVEKKPSARSTQGATGRREDPDVFLKAP
- the SH2D1A gene encoding SH2 domain-containing protein 1A isoform X2 is translated as MDAVAVYHGKISRETGEKLLLATGLDGSYLLRDSESVPGVYCLCVLYQGYIYTYRVSQTETGSWSAETAPGVHKRFFRKIKNLISAFQKPDQGIVIPLQYPVEKKPSARSTQGRREDPDVFLKAP